Below is a window of Arabidopsis thaliana chromosome 2, partial sequence DNA.
ATATATTAACCAGAGAAAGACCTGGTGAGATCTAGAACAcagatgagagagagagagagagagagatgtgttTGTCTAAATATATATGCACAGTAAGAGATGTGACtgtgtaataatatatatgttgatttaTTTGgtatcatatatacatatgttgaatttttgttactaaatgttaatatatgcataaatattttatgaagaGAGTTTGATTGGCAGAAGTTGAGTTATGGTAAAGAGAGTTGGGACAAATGGAGTTAGGAGCTGCCATCTTGGAGTCCACCTCGTGAAGGAATATCTCACTTTCCCACTTCACATGTGTAAACTTCTTCTTATTTGCGCAACTATTATTGGATCTATGccccttataaaaaaaaagaacaaaaagaatagCAATTTGAAGTAGCTAAAGTTTTAACAgttcagtgaaattaaataacatttggTGGTAAGCTTTAAGCCTTTAACAGTGTagtgaaaataatttagtGATTACAACTTAAAAACGTAGAGAAACTTAAAGATAAACGGTAAGACGAATTAAAAAGAGAGTGGCAAAACAAAGAGTAATAATTTAGTAATTCGTTTAGTTGAATTGAATCTATTTAggttaagaagaaaaacattgcCAAATTGTCTTGGGAAAAGAATATGTACTTTTCTGCCCTGAGTTCAATTCTCACTAGAAACAAAGTTATGGTATTTTTGGTAAGCAATAATGGCACAGTATTGATTTCATGGACTGTATTTTGGTAAGTCAATTAAATTCACTTTAAAATTACTCGGATTTTTCTGTGATTCCGGAATGTTGTTGTGTTAGCATGGTCTTTGCAAAACAAGTTGAACCTTGCATTACTCCGGTGTCGTCGATGCATTGcaattagatatatatatatatatatatatatatatatgtatatatatatatatatatccaaaaatagATGGgatagtaaaatatatagattcaAGGAATTATCtgaatgttgtttttaatatatacaaaaaattgatTGTTGACACATATTGAGATCCAAGACGGCATAAATACTATGTGTACACATATGAATACTACGACAGGACGTAATTAATCATCTCTCAAAGAAATTTGAACCCGGGACACAGTGAACCTTAAACCTGTTTTTGTACTAAGAAAAGCTGTAGCAAAAGATATTAATTCAATCTATGGAGTACATAgtagaaagtagaaacaatAATTTCTCTAAGTACTACAGGTTAGCAAAACCGATGATACCGCCAAAACATGCACACAAACTGATCTTTAAACCAAAAGATCTACAAGACAAAGATTTTACGCACACAAGAAAATGGTCCAAACAGTTTTATTTCGAATTGAactaaagaaatgaaagagaagagttCACGTGTTAAAAGTGGTCAATGAAAAATGTCTGTCTACAAAATGAAACGATTGGTGCATCACGAATAGAAAATTATTGTCATCAAGCAAAGTTCGAAAACCACATTCccaaatatacatatatgtattagCTTCTTAtattaaacattataataagATTTATATTATACTTGAAACAAAACCTATAATCTCAAATTCTCAATGGCATCTATAATAACGAATAAAATTAATCTTTAGTTAAGGATCCTGACTACATTTACTCTACCATGTGTAGTAAATTTAGTTTATAGATCATACTTGTTTAACCTAATAAAGTATTAGCAGACGGACCTCCTTTAATTACCTGCCAAATGTCATgtaaaaaaaccattttcaTTGGTTAGTTATTATAATATGTTTGTCATACAATGTGTAAGAgttgaagagaaaacaacaaaatgggGGGTGTGGTGCTTGATTCTGGACGTGTCTCTCTCGAAGTTGGGAGTTTTAATATTGGCGGTTTGCATATTAATTTTTGCTCTCAAcgatttcttaatttttgtggCAAACCTTTATACATCAAATAAATTGAAAGAAAGGGAGTATATAAAGTGGATGAACCCGacttttatttaaagaaagtaaaagctatatatatttatatatataattatataccccactaatcatatatttatttcgaTTAGCAGGAAAAGcaaatccatatatataccaattgtttgaaaaattaaCTAGTAACTTTAACCAGATTAATATTTGTGTATTGTATATGTTTACTGATAATATAGAAAACTCGAAAGTATGGTCTTCACTCTTCACTATTCAGGTGGTTTGAAGTACTTTGTTGAACCCAAGGAACTCTGATGCTATTACGAGGATCTGGTCTCtggattatttttttgaagtattattatttataaaataattgtcCACTATCTATTCGATAAAGGTTACTTGGTTTAGGGTAAAGATAGTTTTTGAAAACCCTTGGAAAAAGGATTACCGCAATTATTATTAGACTACTAACACTAAACTATAATATCATGggaatatttttatcattaccAATACGCACTTGCCAAGTTACGTCACTGTGTTTAAACTagattttagaaaagaaaaataacagaatttagaagaaaataaaataaaataaaaaggtataaCTATTTTTGGtagttgttaatttgttatagCTTACAAAGCCAGTTTGTAATTTTTGGGATCGTTAGATGCCTTTGGAGTGTGTGGTCTTTAAAAAGTGAAACTGATGGAGAATGAAAAAGGGAAACTGAATTACATGAAAATAGGTTATATTGATTGCATTGAATTGCTCATTGCTCGTTGTTATCGTGTTAGCATACATGCTAGAATGACCATTTTCACTAATACTCACGCCTCTTTTTCGGGTGTAGGTGAAGAGTAGTTGTTTAAAATTGTGTGTGCCAAGACTAATGAGACTATAAGagattaattttgatttttaaattatttgaataaaacgGTAGCATAGCTTTAGATATTAATCTGCTTTTCTATCGGACTATCAATAACAAACTTTCgtattttattcataattttgttgttttattagttataacagttttaaattcaaataatttcgAAAGAAAACCACTTGACACTGGGCCAGCCAGTTCTCAACGTGAATTTAGCGCGTGTGTAGTCCTAATTCCTAACCAATGTCTTGAGCGGTTTATATCATATCTACcaactaaaataaaagttagTCTATAAACTGGAATTCTTTAGCCCAATAAATATGAACTGTTAGTTCATAATTTAGcagattataaaaataatgtaagGGAATACATATCTTATCTAGTCCACATTTCGTATCTTTccattaaatttgattttcattgtccaaaatattgaaaagtaTCTAAAGGTGAGATTCGAATCAGGCCACCTGAAAGGGACCCCAAGTCCGTACAGTCTGAAGTGGATAGGTGCAGATTTTGTTGACAAGTTGGCGTTCTTTATTACGTGTTCTCTTCGAACCGTCATGATTTCGTAGCCACCTCTTTTCCCCTACCTATATACAAcacaacaaattttttttacccCATataaatttaactatttttttgattaattgtttaattggaagaaacaatttttttcgAAAAATATCGTTAATTTTGGTTTCGGATAAACGGGTTAAACAATCagctttgacatttttttttttgtaaatatagcTTAGACATCTTCCTATCGTGAAAtccataaaatatatacaaaaaaatatatatcatgaaATTGTTAAATTCGTTTAGAAGATTAAAGCATGTTTCATTGTCCTAAGCATACGACAAATGTATGTCCAGtgtcattgttttttgttagtttctaGGCTAattcttttgtgtgttttttttctaacaaaaacttgtaatcttataaactttttattaagAGAAAAGTAAACAGGATAAATGTAATGACATGGCTCCAATGAGGTTGAGGTGGACCAATAGCCCCAATGGTACGTCACGTGACACTCATGGTTGTTTCATAAAAGTGCACCAGTAAGACACTCCTTGCCACGTGACCAATGGGCTCAAGGACAGAGCCATGGACCAAACTCTATCACCCCAGTTCCTGTCTGGTCCcctcttcttcactttcttttacttttccaATTCAATGTGAAAATGAAATGTATAATGCTAATGGAATAAATCATTGCTTTTTCGTCtaaagattttggattttaaccCATCACCAAATTCgatgagaacaaaaaaaacgatttaatagaaatgttttgatgcgccgaaaaaaaaaattgtactaATGGAATCTCATAATGAGAGAAGCAACACATTATGTCGATAGACAAAGTCAGCCAACTATGAGTACTAATTACAACGTTTCGAATCCTCATTGGCTTTGCTCTGTGTcaacaaatcaaatgaaagacacttttttttttgtattattaaactttgaaacaaagtaatatatagacgacaaaagaaaatctcatATGCAAAAGTTACACTAGATCGAGTAATTTATTGTCAGATTCAAAGGTGTACAACACATATGCCACATCACAGTGTTTATTTTATAGccttttctatattttagagtccaaatttccaaaaatataagTTGTTTACAAATACCTGCATAGCagaaaactacaaaaactAGGATTTAGAGGGAAAACATTATGAGCAcgacaaaattaataaattaaaaagactcatatgaattttaaaagaaagattatgGACCTACGATATATGATTTGATAGCGatatatgttaattttatattatatagtatttaTCAGTTTCATGTGTTGGTTaagaaactttttatttttgttttgacaagATAGctggtttttacttttagcAGAGAGCGCATATAATAACATTGTGCTAATTCACTAGGATAATAGCTATACCAAAAATAGACAGAGAATCCAATTTTAGTAAATCATAGTTCTgtataattttgagaaaataagtGTGGCTTAAATTTGGAGTTTGGACATATCATAATGATCTTAAATTTGGTATGCTCTTGGCTAGTCACACTCATGTTCAAGAATCATTTTGGAGTTACATTCTAGTTCTATGAGATTTCATACCTAATTTCAAAAAGAGATTTAGACATTTACCTATCCGGACAGGTCAAAGAAGATGTTTTAAGATCGAAAATTTTATTGGATGTGTTATTGAATTTGGACCGGTATACCCGTAACTTGGACAGTAATCCAACCCAAATATAACTTTCAAACcgaatttactttttaatctaCCTAGACCTAGTAAAACTTGGCAAAACCGAATGActttacaaatataaaaaaactttgcAGATAAATTATCTCTTTAGGCGGATGAACAAAAcggataaattaatattcttcCCAAGATGTTGAGCTAGGGGAGGTCAGACAATTCTTTGGACAGAATTTAGATTCGCCACTAAACCATTAGCTCTCCTATCTGCTTTTTccattatttaatttatttgttaatttttttttatgtttttcttatatattcgAATTTGGTAGAATTTATGTTTCCCtacactctgttttttttgttctaagtTAAAATAcggttaaaaaaaatatcagatAAGCAATTTCCAATCCGgatacaatttattttattctatattagttattttgttttgtttttcaatgtTATAATGcgtaatataatgttttttaatttgttcaaataataatgttaGTTTCATATATGTGATATCATGGATTTAAAGTAGTTTCTGACGGTTGTAAGatgtataatttgttttaacgTTACATTGATGAAACTTtcgatgaaattgaaaaaaatatagggtTCTGGATATTAATCATAGTCTTATTAATATCCAGAACccattttttaatcaattttgtgCAAATAAGCTCCCATGCACAAACcaactttgtttttatatactccctctgttactgaatatttgtagtttaaagtttttgcacacaaattaagaaaacatacaaattttatttaatttatctttttcctataaaaacatcattaattACAACTAATCCAAccagtaaaaaaatataattaattaaaaattattaaatacatttaatgTTTGCatagaaaagtgaaaacaacacttatattaaaaaaaaataaaaaaccttaaaactacacttaattaaaaacaacgAGAGTATAAGTGATCTACATTCAAACCGAACTAATGCAATGATCCGACGATCCAATCCAGTTTTAGACTAATGCATTGATCCGACGATCCAATCCAGTTTTAGAGCATTAGTTTGGTAACTTATCTCGGACATAGAAAGTTTtgattaagatttttttttttttttttcctttttggagCTACGAAagatttaaataatttatggTAACACTACATATGAGCAAGTAAAGAACTTCATTAGCGATATTTGGGCTCGTTTAACTAAACCCAATCTAAGGGAGttattacaaacaaacaatgcCCACGTCTATCAGCTTTTTTGGgcctaaaaaataaaaatgcatggagattttatataaactccgaacaagaagatgatttcAATCGAATGTACCTAGAAACCGTCTAAATCGAATCTGtaagagaagaataaaattCAGTACGGACCAGATGGTTTTGTATACCAAATTCAATCCATAAAGAAGCAAATTCCCAACACTACTTAAAAAGAGGTATCATTATTCAAACATTGGCGCTCCCTCTTCTTTGGACAGGCTTGTATATCACCACAGTGACAAACTTAGTCCTGAACCGATGCGAGAAACCGAGTGCTACAACAGATCTTGGGGCGTCTCGGTTCTCGATATAGAGGTGGTTCAGGACAACATTCTGTGGCGCATAAGCCAGTTCCATGCTACCCTGATTGCCTAATAGAGAGTGTTGAAGGTGTGGCGGTACTGCTGGAGGATCTCTTGTCTCATCTTCGGTTGAGGAATACACATTGTTGTAACTTGAAACCGGTGATACAGGTACTTCAAATCCCACAACCGTTGTGTCCTCCTATGTTTAAGAAAACgataaaagattgaaaaatcGAGCGGGAGACTGGAAATTACTCGATTAGTTGGTTGAAGGCAAAAAGGTGTTTTAGCTGGCTTACATGATCATCAGGATTTTGACTGTTCATCTTGGATAAGATTGCCACCTAGTgcctgaaacaaaatataatcataacTAAACCGCAATAGCATGCAAAGTAAACAATCAAAATGAATGTAGGTCACACCAGCTCAAGTGCCATTCAAACTAATCTAAGAGAAAGAGGTGTTTACATTTCAACTCAAAAACACTGAAgcagaaatgaaaacaatgttGTTCTCTACAATGATGCAAACTCTTATTTGTGTGAAATGTAAGACTTTTGTCTAATCGGTATCAAAAGTCAAATAATTCATAATCCCGTAGACAAATCTAAGGATCCAAAGATGCAGACAGTCTTAAGAAAGTTGGACCAgagaatcatattttcccaTGCCTTCTTCGAAGAAAGTACTAAGGTGGACAAAGGattcaaaaatcaatggaCCACAGGAGTTAGAATAGAAACACATTGATCATTATCACAACAGAGACAAGTTGGAAGACATAAACTACATTGTTATTATCATGTACATCCAAATTCCACAGCTAATTCTTCTCTATGTACACTGAACAGATAATATATAGGATTTAACCATTTATTATATGAACTCTTTGCACAGTTTTATCTCATCTAAAGACCCTTTAAACCTATTACACACCATAGGAACCATATCTCAGCTAAAGACCCTTTAAACCTATAAGAAAACCGCATCATGCCTACATCGAAAATCTATCAAGCTTCAAGATTCCAAACACTTCCAAGACAGAACCATGAAGAATTTCCTTGCACGAGAAACTAATCCCCACGAAGTTATT
It encodes the following:
- a CDS encoding 5'-AMP-activated protein kinase beta-2 subunit protein (5'-AMP-activated protein kinase beta-2 subunit protein; CONTAINS InterPro DOMAIN/s: 5-AMP-activated protein kinase, beta subunit, interaction domain (InterPro:IPR006828); BEST Arabidopsis thaliana protein match is: 5'-AMP-activated protein kinase beta-2 subunit protein (TAIR:AT5G21170.2); Has 379 Blast hits to 379 proteins in 106 species: Archae - 0; Bacteria - 0; Metazoa - 199; Fungi - 21; Plants - 141; Viruses - 0; Other Eukaryotes - 18 (source: NCBI BLink).); the encoded protein is MNSQNPDDHEDTTVVGFEVPVSPVSSYNNVYSSTEDETRDPPAVPPHLQHSLLGNQGSMELAYAPQNVVLNHLYIENRDAPRSVVALGFSHRFRTKFVTVVIYKPVQRRGSANV